From the Streptomyces nigrescens genome, one window contains:
- a CDS encoding M23 family metallopeptidase has translation MSKFTALRNSNKLALRNRVAVVAAGVGVTAALGAGIATAADAGLQNLTSGVGSTVSAQADAQAKSAADAKAAAAKAKKDAAKKANAWVTPVDKYTLGSTFGLAGNMWSHSHSGQDFVVPSGTVVKAAHSGTVVKAGPNGGGDGPAYGNAIVIQHGNGTYTQYAHLSQINVSVGQQVGTGEQVGLSGSTGNSSGPHLHFEVRTGPNYGSGIEPTGFLRAHGDTV, from the coding sequence ATGTCGAAGTTCACCGCTCTCCGCAATTCCAACAAGCTCGCGCTGCGCAATCGCGTCGCCGTTGTCGCCGCCGGTGTCGGCGTTACCGCCGCCCTGGGTGCCGGTATTGCCACCGCCGCCGACGCGGGTCTGCAGAACCTCACCTCGGGTGTCGGTTCGACCGTGTCCGCACAGGCCGACGCGCAGGCCAAGTCCGCCGCCGACGCCAAGGCCGCTGCGGCCAAGGCGAAGAAGGACGCGGCCAAGAAGGCCAACGCCTGGGTGACGCCGGTCGACAAGTACACCCTGGGCTCGACCTTCGGTCTGGCCGGCAACATGTGGTCGCACAGCCACAGTGGCCAGGACTTCGTCGTGCCGAGCGGCACCGTGGTCAAGGCCGCGCACTCCGGCACCGTCGTCAAGGCCGGCCCCAACGGTGGCGGCGACGGCCCGGCGTACGGCAACGCCATCGTGATCCAGCACGGCAACGGCACGTACACCCAGTACGCGCACCTGTCACAGATCAACGTGAGCGTCGGCCAGCAGGTCGGCACCGGTGAGCAGGTCGGCCTGTCCGGCAGCACCGGTAACTCCTCCGGCCCCCACCTGCACTTCGAGGTCCGCACCGGCCCCAACTACGGGTCGGGCATCGAGCCGACCGGATTCCTGCGGGCTCACGGCGACACCGTCTGA